The DNA sequence TAGTCGAACCAGTAAACCATTGAACCAGCGAACCTTGgtggtttgatttaatttttgggtgtttccaattctttgggttttattttgtatatgtttTCTAGCTTGATGTTTGCACCCGGTTTTATTTGTTGTTGAGTTGGCTCTAGGCTGTTCCTCCATTACTAATAGATTCTAATTGATAACAACTCAAAACACTACCACACTCATGTTTAGTCTTTTAATTCATAATACACAATTTAAGTGATAGTAGCGGTTGCATCTATTAATCATTGCGAGTTTCTTATAAAAGGAAAATAATTtagcttttattattttaattaaattgtttggAGTGATAGTTTTTGCTTCTAGAGTTAAATGTTGTAGTTTGAAGACCGGTAATCCAATATGCATGTATTAAATTGTGGTTAGAAATAGGCTCTATAGCAACCCCACTCTCCCAAGCCAAATCCCAAATTCAgtctgcctttcctttcctccccTCTATACGCGCCATGCGCACACCCACGTCTTAGCATGGCATTCCCTTTCTCTCCATGTCTGCCAAGTTAACAATACTTGGGGACCCACTCAATTTTTTCACTCTGATTCTGCTTAATTCCGAAACTGTTGCTGAACCTTTTGTGCCTATATACAGCGCTTTGGGGTATTTATGTGTATTATAAAATGGCAGCCACGGCACCAGGGTGATATGCCGTTGCGGATTTTGAGCTCTCCGCGGTAGCAAAGCTGTTTTGTCTCGGTAATCACGGCGATCTGCAACTGTCCACGGTGGAAATGGCGGGTTTAAgttgcaatttttttaaaatttggaaatGACATTGTAGTTTTTAGCCCACGTCTTACGATCTAATTTGTAGTTGTAGACTGTATCTAAAGTAGCATTGCCAATAGTATGATGCCAACTCCGAAACCTGTAACTCTGATCAATTTTCGGATCCGGTGATGGTCGATAAAAGGCCAATAGACagctaacaaaaattttattcttcGATTGACATCCCAAAATAAAACTGGATTGAGAGTTCACTTTATTTTGAGGTCGGTGtcactaaattaaaattattttcagtTAAGAAGGTTTCTCATCatgttaactaattaaaaaaaataaacaataaaaaatacctCGAATAGACTCTCAATTGATTTAAACAAAAATCTTCAATTTCCTTTATGTATAGAGTGCCTTCTTTAAATGGGAAATTTAAAACCTTACTAATAATATTTAGTAAGTCGtgatattgtttttttttatttttgtcttattcTTTTTTCGTCTCAATTAGAATCCCACGTCTCTGTCCATTACATATTTGAACCTTGATACCATTCTTTAAACTTAAATTTTCGTGGTATTCAGCCTTTAAATGTAACATTTTTAGACTTTCACAGACAGATCTAAAGATTGATATAAAATCTGTTTTTAAGAGAAGATTTTATATCAATCTTTAGATCTGTCTGTGAAAGTATAAAAGTGTTACATTTAAGTGGTGAATAGGGAATTTAAGTTTGAAAGATGATATTAAGGTTCAAATATGTAATGGAGACATGGAGTTCTAACTGAGATTAAAAAAAGagcaaaaacataaataaaatagaacaatGTCATGACTtactaaatattattaataagatTTCAAATTTCCCATTTAAAGAAGGCACTCTATACATAAAGGAGGCTGAAGATTTATGTTTGAATCAATTGAGAGTATATTCGaggtattttttattgtttattattttcaattagtTAACATGATGAGAAATCTTCTTAACTGAAAATAATTTCAATTTAGTGACAACTCAGAATAAAGTGGGCTCTCGATCCAGTTTTATTTTGGGATGTCAATCGAAGAATAAGGTTTTTGTTAGCTGTCTATTGGCCTTTTATAGACCATCACTGGATCCAGAAATTGATCAGATGATCAGAGTTTCAGGTTTCGGAGTTGGCATCATACTCTTGGCAATGCTAACTACAAATTAGATCGTAAGACGTGGGCTAAAAACTACAATGTCATCAAATTTTGTAGATACACTCTTGGCATCAAGCACGCAAAGTACCACGATAAAAAAAAGGAAGCACCTGGTAATGAAAATTGTAAATATATCACTatattatatgttaaattttgtaaatagttTACTATACTATaggttaaattttttatattgattaattttattattcttttgcaGGTGATGTGTCCTGATAAAATTCATGAATTATTTATGGAAAAACGTGTTGATGTTTTAAATGAGAGCATATTGACCACGAGTCAAATTTTTGGAATTCAACCCACCTCTGTTCACGTCGTGAAAAGTTCGTAATCTAAATTTTCAATTTgtacttctcttctttttttttctttttctttttttttgattattttaattattatttttcaggATTGAATCTATATGGAGGTCATTAGCAAATCAAATCGGCCTATAGGATATGTGAAAAAGGTTAGATTCATGTCTACTTGTGTGTTTAGTTTTGCTAATTGATAAGCTacttctccatgatgaattgAATTCATAAAGACAAGAATGCATTTGTTCACTCCAGTATTCAATGATCTGATTTATTATAATTGCAACATAAAAATATCATCTATATCCGCCTGAAATTATACTACCAAGATTGAGCTTACTGTAGAAAGAATCACTGGATATGGAGTGAAAGGTTAGTGGTcccattttaattataaaatgcaTGGAAACATTTATCCAAGTTGTATCAATGAATGCCTAAGTCTTTCCGTCTCAACTCTACAAATGCGACTAACAGAGTTACTTTTAAGGCTGATGAAATGAAATCTGAAACAAAAGTTGCAATAACATTAACGTAAACCTTGGTGCAATGATGCCGTAATAGCTTTGAAGTGATCAATCTCTCATGGACATAGTATTATTTGACGTTAGAGTAGCCATgatttttgttgttttaatttctaaataaacaaaaagaagtGACCAACTATTTGAGTTcgtaatttttattgattttgagttttataaatgatgacaaacattgctTTGGGTTGAAAGCCCAATATTGTTTAATGTGTGTTTTATTGTGGCAGGCCTATAACTCCTCTCACTACCAAACAATGAAGCTGGTCTACTCCTTTGGTTAttcaagaaaataaacaaagcccAAGACTAGCATAAGCTTCAGCAACTTAAAGAGCCAAAGCCCCTCCATGTACCACCTTTCAGCAATTACATGGTTATGTATTTGCTAAAAGCAACAAGAGGACAGCTGAACCATGCAAGGATAGGTGTGGCTCTGTGAAAGCAAAAAGAACATAAGGACATCTCCACTATCCCAAGGACATTAGCAGAGCAACGTTCGGCTAGTGGGTGAGCAAAACACAAATTTGCAAATAGCAGTAGGAGCATGGAAATGGAGAAAATGAAAAAGGAGTGCATGCCAAAGAAGAAAGCAAGACAAAGGACCACATAGGTTGTGGACGGGCTCCTCATCCAGCAAGAGTAGTGGAGCATGATGAAGAAGGACTGCTTGCTAGCTGTGACAGCTCTAACGGACAACAAGGACAAGCAAAAGGAAGAAGCAACAATGaaagcaagttgaagacatataaGGAGTTTCACTCCATCAATTTCAAAGCAAGAAAAAGAGAGAACACATGCAGAGCATCATCACAAACATGAAGCTGaaatctttttcttctactcaagcttaattTCTGATTTTCTTTGTTATGACTGTCTTATGTCATTTTCTATTTTGAGAAAAGGCTGAACTTGTGAGGTTGAAAAGCCAAGAGAAAAAAGGCAAGAGAGTTGCATAAGAGCCACTGATTTCTGATGTAATTGGGTTGTTGAACTAGGGTTAGTTTCCCTTGCTAAAttgggttagcacttggtgaGTTTTGAATCTGTTAGGATTTTCCTTCCAAGTTGGGAAAGCACTTGGGGTAGCTAAGCTTTGGTGAAGAAAGCTTAGgggtagatactagttgaattagggagtaattcaatagtattggtgaATGTAATCAGTGGATTATAGTGGAAATTTTACCATGGTTTGTGGTGGAGATTGGACGTAGGATTCATTGCACAAAgaatccgaaccaggatacatgctggtctctttctcctcttctctaCTCTTTATCTGTTCTGCACACGAGATAAAATGAAATAATCTCCTGCAACTTAAGCTGCTGCTAAAACAGAGTTTAAATTTTAAGGTTTTAAACCAACTTGATTCAACCTTCTCCCGTTCTCAAGTTCAAGTAGAACCATCAATGCAAATGTGCTTGGTGAAGAAGTTGTTGCGAAGGAAAATCTAAGaggatttttaaaagaaaaacctTCGAATTTCTAGTTTGTTCTTGGGAATCTCAACTGGGACAAGTACAAAAAACCAAACTCCAATTAAGATCTGCGGAGTGCCTAGTACTTTAGTGACCTGTTTTGAAGTTTTAATAGCAGTGAACTCCTTTAATTTTTAAGCATATTGTGTTTATTATTTCATGAACAATCGTTTCTGAATTCTAAATTACGAGTTTatatttattgttgttattatttggattagaaattaaattaaaatattaatcaatCAGTACTCGGGTTGATAATGCTAACATAAAAGCAGCCAATGGATGAATGCTTCTCTGATAGAAAGTTGACAATGGTgattattataggatattataattagaaaaatgatATTGCCACTCCTATTTTTAGTATTGTCATTTCACACATGATGACACGTGATTTTTTTGCATtgtatatttgtataaatttatataaatccaAATCCAGCAAAATATATCTTGAATCCGGACGAGGTCTTGAATACCCCTTTGAATATGGTGACTAATTCCAAGCATGGTCTAAGTGAAATCGAGTTTGGCTCTCAATCTGAGtggtcttttctttttgcttatgTTTTATGTACATGACTATGATTTCTTCCGTTATTTATTTAGGTTATTCCAAGGTACATTATATTGAagggaaagaaaaataattacaaatattcATATATTTCAAGTAGCTATTTACCATAAAAGTTTCCTTAGCCAGCGTTGGTTTTATTATCATTTCCTTAATTCTTTTTACTTACAAGATTGCCTGTGTTATTTTGCAAATTAGATCATATAAGATGTGAATCCAAAGTCTGGTGAAAGGAGGAAAATGATTCAGTTGCTGCTGCATAAAAGTTGTCTCTATATATTTTgaaaggtggaaactcaggtgaagatgacttcacgtgaagttgatacctaagagccgttagatgatttgattgatttgactaaattttcatccaacgactctcaggtatcaacttcacgtgaagtcaacttcacctgagtttccaccattTTGAAATGTTAACTATTCAGCTTAATGATACTGAATATAATGGATATTTTAACTTTGGTTTTTATGTATTCATCATATCCGGTAATAAATCTTCAAATAAATCAACATACAATGTAAAATAAGATCAGCAATAATATCTTGATCAATCAAAATTAAGCCATAAATATGTATATACTAAGGTTCAGCCAAATTCTTTTGTTTAGTGGCATATAAAATAAGACATAGATAGACATAACTGGTACAGAAGAAATAAAAGCATTTCCAAAGCACAACATAGCCTATCTTATGATCTATTTATGATATGATCATAACCAAACAAATGCTCCAAAATATGTTTTGGCTGCAATCAACATTATTGCTCATTCAAATCTTAGGAATTATTATCTGAAGAAATCCATCCCTGAAATTtcagaaacaaagaaaacaagatTAGAAATATCAGCTTCACTTCACATGTGTCTACTATTGATGAAGAATGTTAACATAGATTCAATCAAACACTAACACTTCTTTTGTAAGTTCAAATGAACTTATGTGATTGTGAGATATTGAGTCTTTATGAATCATGATTGTACTTAGTTTTCTAGCTGAATTGAACTTTGATTTTAGAATACTATTAACTCTGTAATGAACTATGCATCAGTGGCTAGTTTCAAGAGTTATGAATCTTAAATAGTCAACAAATAACAAGTTAAATAACACTTGAGGTTTCACTCACTGGAATTCAGCCGATATATGATCCTTGTTCACGCCGGAAGGGAGTGGCCCGACCGCCTCGCATGGTCCATATAGTATCTCGCGCTTGTGATACGAAGAAAACGAGGCATTTGGAGACCCTGCAATTGTCAAGTAGCTAGTAGAGCTTCTACCTTTGACAGATAACCTGCCACACAGTTCACATAGTAGGTCACAAACTTAACACAATTCATAACCAAGAATGTTAATTATTGTTAACATTTTGATTTTCTACCTACCATTCTTTCTTTCACAATTTTTTATGAAACATATATCATAAGAAATGGTTTAAACACATACATTAacataatttgatttgattaatgTAGCCAATTCCATCTAGTCAGATAAGACTTACTTTTCGATTCGTATGCATAAATTGGATCACATGGGACTTCAATAGTGACTTGAGTAAAAAGATTATGCAGCATTTTATTAAGCTTTATCCTTTCTTTCAGTTGAGAAGATTATAACAGAAATGGTTACTTACTTTTGATCATCAACCTCCACTCTTATGTCATTGATCCTAACTCCTGGAACTTCAACTGTGATAACATATTTTCCTTTTGATTCCGCGACATCCATCCTCGGAGACCACTCAGTTCCTGCTAAGAAAAAAGTTTATAAATGTAACATGCTTCCATTTTAATAACTTTTGGGTTCAAATCTCTAACATACTAACCATTAATTTCAGAATGTAGTTGGTCTACTCGTCGTAGCGGTTTCCTTGGCCTAGAAAATGAAGGAGGTTCAAGCGTACTAAATTCACCACCCTGCACTGGAGCCAATGGTTGAACCACTGAACTTGAGTAATCCGATTCAGTTCTCACCGGTCTAGCAAAACAAGGTGTACTTTCGGGTCTAGCAAAACATGGCGCTCTCGTGTTAGCAGGACTCTGATCAGATGCAGAACCAAAAGTTTTAGGAGCCGGAGCACCCTGCAAAATTTTTCATATTAATTATGCTACTAAGTTTCTTCTTCTGAAAAAGAATCACATAGAAGGAGTATTTCAGCCAATAAGAAATTTGTTGTTATTACCTCTTCAGCTGAAATCTGCCTCATGAAATAACCATGAGATTCAGACGATTGGCGCGCGAAATACACCTTGTTATCGCATCGCCGGAGCACAGAGTTCAAACTTCAAACTACCACTGCAGTTCTGATGAAAAAGGGAATGAAaatgaattaacaaaacaagttGCATACACATACTAATGATGAAAAAGGTAAATATTATTATATGAGTCATCATAcaaaaaatgctagaaaacaGAAGCACATGGAAATTCTGAATTAGTATCTTAGTATAGAACTAATTTAATTCCTTGCCCTTTATGAAACACATAGAGATCTGATGTTAAATCCTTTTAAATATGTCTTAGACAAGAGGAGAAAAAATTCTTTGGTTTTATAAAGTTGAAAGTTGCTAGAACTCTATGCTAGGAACTTTTCACATCTTGGATTTCAACATTTACTACTACCTATGAATGCAGATATGCAATGATAATGATGTCAAACTACAGAGTCACAAAGAATTTATGAAAAGCTAGATGCACAATTACATCAATTCATCCAATCTTAAACCCAAAAAGGGAAAATATTATCCAACCTTATATCAATTATGCTATGTGTGAATCTCACCAATTGATTTAAAGAATAAATTTTCCCTCTCTCCCTTTGGAGAGAATCCAAAAATGAAACAAAAGAGAATTTAATTTACATAGGATACCCAAATTATATTCAGTTAGTTAGATTCTCTCATGACAAAACATGATCCTAAGATTCTTATCATATGACCTCAATGAGGAACACAAGTTCACTACTCTTGTTCCCCACTCAGTATCAACTTGTCAAGCATGtcaataaaaatccaaaatttcaatTGATCAATTCAAACAAtttcttcaataaaaaaaaaaaataataagcaaAGAGcatatgataaattaattaaaatagggAGAACATGAGTAGCTGCAATGTCATCAGTTGATGCAAAATGGGAAGCAATCAAGTTAActcctctccatattttcttttgtttaggtgatcttataagaaaatatctttttttttgttcgagttatttgtttttaaaagatcttatacaaaagtaaaagtaattttatatttagatatctcatgcaaaaagatcaTTTTATgtatcaattatgtttgagtatatcaatataaaagtatttttttatttatttattacctgaaaaatattttttttttaagaaaaaaatatttttaaaaaaatgatgtaaattgtaatttttcaaagaagatgtttttattttttatttttttagtatttttatttttactactagaaatttaccaaacacgctaaaagataaaaaaaaaatctttttttaatttttatcaaaataataacacTCAAACAATCACGAAGTGTGTGACACTGCGTGGATATGAAGATGAATAAGATTATAAGCAGTGAGAAGCCAATCATTGAGCACTGTGGAAGTTTTTTTGGTTGAGCAAAGGAACATGTGGGgccctttgaatctaaatctctTTGAAACCTGAAGGTGTAAATCGAACCGGACCGGATAGTTTAACCAGATTAATCGAGAACCAACCACTAGCTAGTTCGTTAGCTTCATAAATTGCCTGGTATAAAACTGGTCAAATAACTagtcaaatcaacaattaactgGTAAATTGCTGAAATAGACCGGTTTTTAAAAGAGTTTTCGGTTTGGTGAACCCCTCCAAATGACGGCGTTTTACattcctaaaaaaaattaaaaaaagaaaaccctaaatcccCAATGCACCCAAGCATAGTTCTAAAAATCGAATTGGACCGACAGGTTCAACCAGATTAATTAGGAACTGTCACCAGGTCGGTCTGGTGAGACTCATAAACTGTCTGGCAAAAAATTGATCAGCGAATCGGTCAAACCGGTATTTAACCGGTGAACTGCTAGGATTAGCTGGTTTTTTAAAGGGTTTCCAGTTGGGAATTCAAAActtcaaaaactaaattaaaatttatgtgcAAATTCAGAGACCAAATTAAGTATTAATTCATTCAATCATCATGTTTTATCTTGAATAGCGCGAGGAAtgcttttcaatttcaattgtaAGATAAAGAATGTCCATAGACTAAGTCATAGAAAGTCTTGAATCAACTTGAAAGTATGCAAACTACGAAAagtaacaagaaaaaaaaaaaaaaaaaactaacattggCTAGCATATCTCGAAAAGTaccaataattttaaaatagaaatttataTTTTTCTCAAACCGCGTAACTCACTTTACCTCTTCAGCTTGTTCAGCATCAAGTAAATGAAGATTCCTCCGTTGATCTCTCTTGAACCAATTTTCTCTTgagaaattaagtaattaactAAACAACAATTAAGACTTAAGAATCTTGAACTTTGAATATGTACAAATTATCTTAAAATTTCTTAAATATACAACTCTGAATCTCTAAACTTCGTCGGCAATTAATGGCAAAATTACTGATATAGTTAATatctacatttaaaaaaaattagagttgatttttttttatgtttaaagcTTACaagttagtcaccaaaaaaataaaaaattagtgatTGATCTTAGTTAATATCTTACTTTCCACACCTAAGCACAATcaattcatttttcctttttgaagaaaaattcaaagtgggagaagaatccaCCTCGGTGAAGAATTGATGATGTTGCTAGTTATGTATAGAAATATTAAAGAAGTAATTTTGAACAAATGCATTCCAGAACATATGAATGAGTAAAATTCTGCATAAATGGAATTCAATATATAAACCACCATTGATGAAACAATAAAATGGATTTTGCAATGAAATAGTTAAATAGTTGAAACTATCTATTAATACGCGCATGACTAAAAAAAGATCCAGAACCCCCAAACTTGCGGCAATTtaaagataaacaaaattaaaagaaactaACTTGAAATTAACACAAAGTATTGAGAGAAGATCATCACAACACCTCATtcgaataaattaccatttgtattcATGAAAGATACAGACGCTGACAAATGTatccatataaaaataaaacgacaattgtacCCACGGAAGATAGCTTCTGTGTGCCAAGAATACCCTAACGGACCAATTGTGTAACCAACGTCCGGGTACTCTTGGCACACGGAAGCTATCTTTCGTGGttataattgtcgttttattcttatataggTACATTTGTCAGCATCTGTATCTTTTATGGGtataaatggtaatttattcCACCTCATCCACACCAGACCACTTACCAATGATGTCATGATAATGCAAGAGATTAGCTGATCCCAAATGTTTTGAATGACTTCCGACTAACCAATCACAGGTTACTGATACCAGAATCAAGCCTTTGAAATCGGCATCAACACGCGATCCTCTAGAGAAACCCAGGATTCGACAAATttcatttttgaagaaaaccctaaaacgcCTGAAATTCCACATCGGCGATGAAACTACATGAATTCTAGTTTGTATGGATGGATGGATAATTCACTAATCATATCctaacatataataaataatcatCATAAAGCATAAGTTATAATTGAAGAAGCATACATTACTATAAGAGAATAATGTGATA is a window from the Arachis hypogaea cultivar Tifrunner chromosome 17, arahy.Tifrunner.gnm2.J5K5, whole genome shotgun sequence genome containing:
- the LOC112767288 gene encoding heat shock protein 16-like, translating into MRQISAEEGAPAPKTFGSASDQSPANTRAPCFARPESTPCFARPVRTESDYSSSVVQPLAPVQGGEFSTLEPPSFSRPRKPLRRVDQLHSEINGTEWSPRMDVAESKGKYVITVEVPGVRINDIRVEVDDQKLSVKGRSSTSYLTIAGSPNASFSSYHKREILYGPCEAVGPLPSGVNKDHISAEFQDGFLQIIIPKI